The following are encoded in a window of Dioscorea cayenensis subsp. rotundata cultivar TDr96_F1 chromosome 16, TDr96_F1_v2_PseudoChromosome.rev07_lg8_w22 25.fasta, whole genome shotgun sequence genomic DNA:
- the LOC120278421 gene encoding cinnamoyl-CoA reductase-like SNL6, with protein MNMGPDEGQSCHKTVCVMDVSGPLGSSLVDCLLNRGYYVHAATNNLHGALHDLKGLPIDNNRLKLFRSDPFDYQSIVDALKGCSGLFYMFEESIYDEFTAEIEVRAALNVLEACAQTETMERVVFTSSVTAVVWKEKRDLDTDVDERNWSDPEFCRKFKLWHALAKTLAEKTAWALAMDRGVDMVSINAGLLLTGGQLSPENPYLKGTPEMYGDGVLVTVDLKFLVDAHICVYENSLAFGRYLCFNHTVCRPEDAVKLAKMLVPSSPAPPPSDGLMVIQQRIQNKKLNKLMVDFIDEVHVDD; from the exons ATGAACATGGGACCAGATGAAGGCCAGTCTTGTCACAAGACTGTCTGTGTGATGGACGTATCAGGTCCTCTTGGCTCATCACTTGTTGATTGTCTTCTCAACAGAGGCTATTATGTCCATGCTGCCACCAATAACTTGCATG GTGCTTTGCATGATCTCAAGGGGTTGCCAATTGACAACAACCGGCTAAAGCTCTTCCGATCAGACCCGTTTGACTATCAGAGCATCGTTGATGCTCTGAAAGGTTGCTCTGGTTTGTTCTACATGTTTGAGGAATCAATCTATGAT gAGTTCACTGCTGAAATAGAGGTTAGAGCTGCACTTAATGTGTTAGAGGCTTGTGCTCAAACTGAAACTATGGAAAGGGTTGTTTTCACATCATCGGTGACTGCTGTTGTGTGGAAGGAGAAGCGCGATTTAGACACCGATGTGGATGAACGTAATTGGAGCGATCCTGAATTTTGTCGAAAATTCAAG TTATGGCACGCTTTAGCGAAGACTCTAGCAGAGAAGACTGCATGGGCACTGGCCATGGACAGAGGAGTAGACATGGTGTCGATAAATGCCGGTCTTTTGCTTACTGGAGGCCAGCTATCCCCGGAGAATCCTTACTTGAAGGGTACACCGGAAATGTATGGAGATGGAGTACTCGTCACAGTCGATCTTAAGTTCCTTGTAGACGCTCACATTTGTGTTTATGAGAACTCGTTGGCCTTTGGTCGATATCTCTGCTTCAATCACACCGTCTGCCGGCCGGAGGACGCTGTGAAACTAGCCAAgatgcttgttccctcttcccCTGCCCCTCCTCCAAG TGATGGTTTGATGGTAATCCAGCAGAGGATTCAAAACAAGAAGCTAAACAAACTCATGGTTGACTTTATTGATGAGGTACACGTGGACGATTAG
- the LOC120278911 gene encoding phosphoenolpyruvate carboxykinase (ATP)-like translates to MRTALKNQLSRAAAISTASSSFNLSGDRSILFSRFYGGSEPLAEKVEAVATPRDASGVSYGMGRALAVRGVVVKDKVYHNLKFTELQNLGASTVEHLCGLPFHVRGNAVGGAPEISKAQFKKILNHVTSHLSSMSSLFVQDGAVGSFSKCDAKVRVISDSSSAALSVANILWTTSSRAISHDSCPVTVYIASSIRSSVGDTLGLEASHGCAAVDIESSSLILCGRTFSDTNAVKKALGALTAPIISARGGIPLCGRLLVAGDSVILLFGLDDILERCSDLCEALLSSDAGVVWSSHGIAPFFQSGALARPSLLKKPACIIFATSDSTGALPLLSKLSPGQAAFHFLAGYQDGKFLPVYDKGPSPIDPLVLAKVLYSQLKDNGIPSFLINISHGGKHIPCGELIKLVKSTLSSGLSESKPGATSGSKVRDLKGKYKSFLSGKFQELPKEFSF, encoded by the exons ATGAGAACCGCTCTGAAGAACCAACTCTCCCGCGCCGCTGCCATCTCCACCGCCTCCTCGAGCTTCAACCTCTCCGGCGATCGATCCATCCTCTTCTCCAGATTC TATGGAGGTTCGGAACCATTGGCTGAGAAAGTGGAAGCTGTGGCAACTCCTAG GGATGCATCGGGAGTTTCCTATGGAATGGGCAGGGCTCTTGCTGTTAGAGGTGTTGTTGTAAAGGATAAGGTTTATCATAACTTAAAATTTACTGAGCTTCAAAATCTTGGTGCATCCACAGTAG AACATCTTTGTGGCCTTCCATTTCATGTGAGAGGAAATGCTGTTGGTGGAGCTCCAGAAATTTCAAAGgctcaattcaagaaaattttaaatcat GTTACATCTCACCTTTCTTCAATGTCAAGTTTGTTTGTTCAAGATGGGGCTGTGGGTTCTTTCTCAAAGTGTGATGCGAAGGTCCGTGTCATAAGTGATAGCTCCTCCGCTGCTTTGTCAGTTGCTAATATCCTCTGGACAACATCCAGCAGAGCAATTTCCCATGATTCTTGCCCTGTGACAGTTTATATTGCTAGTTCTATAAG GTCTAGTGTCGGGGACACTCTTGGCCTTGAGGCATCTCATGGGTGTGCAGCAGTTGATATTGAAAGTTCATCCCTCATATTATGCGGTAGAACTTTCTCTGACACTAATGCTGTAAAAAAAGCTCTCGGTGCTTTGACCGCACCTATAATATCTGCTAGGGGAGGCATTCCTCTTTGTGGCAG GCTTCTTGTTGCTGGTGATTCTGTTATTCTGCTTTTCGGTCTGGATGATATTTTAGAAAGGTGCTCAGATCTCTGTGAAGCACTACTGTCATCAGATGCAGGTGTTGTTTGGTCCTCTCATGGAATTGCGCCATTCTTTCAGTCTGGAGCTTTAGCTAGACCAAGTTTGTTAAAAAAGCCAGCATGCATAATCTTTGCAACATCTGATAG TACCGGAGCTCTTCCTTTGCTCTCAAAACTTTCTCCTGGTCAAGCTGCCTTTCACTTTTTGGCTGGCTATCAAGATGGAAAGTTTCTTCCTGTGTATGACAAAGGTCCCTCACCCATTGATCCACTAGTACTTGCGAAGGTCCTCTATTCACAG TTAAAAGATAATGGCATTCCGTCCTTCTTAATAAATATCAGTCATGGCGGAAAGCATATACCTT GCGGCGAACTAATTAAATTGGTCAAGTCAACTTTATCCAGTGGATTATCAGAAAGCAAACCGGGGGCAACTTCTGGTTCCAAGG TTAGAGATCTAAAAGGGAAGTACAAGAGCTTTTTATCAGGTAAATTCCAAGAATTACCAAAGGAATTCTCTTTCTGA
- the LOC120279062 gene encoding RNA-binding protein 34 encodes MVVPKEEEEFDDEEKLLRTVFVGNLPLRTKKKALMKEFGRFGEIESVRIRSVPLLDSKIPRKGAVIKGKINESVDSVHAYIVFKQEQSANAALSHNMAEVGGNHIRVDMACPPRKKLKGASPLYDRKRTVFVGNLPFDVKDEELYRLFSGTSQSDSGLEAVRVIRDPNTSLGKGIAYVLFKTRDAANTVVRQKNLKIRDRLLRVCHAKAETLTTNTPSKRKSPGPKKDSPPKRLALSSGEASPGSKDNKPKAKAASLSYQGIRSSKSGVLKKTGVPRRPTGNTKNEANKAGRAEQKTSKTKRPAVAARKAKLQKKRKQEGGTPENTRRNKKARKH; translated from the exons ATGGTGGTTCCGAAGGAGGAAGAGGAGTTTGATGATGAGGAGAAGCTTTTGAGGACGGTGTTTGTCGGTAACTTGCCgttaagaacaaagaagaaagcGTTGATGAAGGAGTTCGGGAGGTTTGGGGAGATTGAGTCCGTGAGGATTAGATCAGTACCTCTCCTCGAT AGCAAAATTCCTCGGAAGGGTGCTGTAATTAAGGGGAAAATCAATGAGTCTGTTGACAG TGTACATGCGTATATTGTTTTCAAACAGGAGCAATCTGCAAATGCTGCTTTGTCTCATAATATGGCGGAG GTTGGAGGTAATCATATTCGTGTGGACATGGCATGCCCCCCTCGTAAGAAACTGAAAGGCGCATCACCGCTCTATGATAGGAAAAGGACTGTTTTTGTGGGCAACCTCCCATTTGATGTGAAG GATGAAGAATTATATAGATTATTTTCGGGTACTAGCCAATCAGATTCTGGGCTTGAAGCTGTCCGAGTGATCAGAGATCCTAATACAAGTTTAGGGAAGGGTATTGCTTATGTCCTGTTTAAAACAAGG GATGCTGCCAACACGGTTGTTAGACAGAAAAACTTGAAGATACGTGATCGCCTTCTGAGAGTTTGCCATGCCAAGGCAGAAACGCTGACAACAAACACACCATCAAAGAGAAAAAGCCCTGGGCCGAAAAAGGACTCGCCACCGAAGAGATTGGCTTTGAGCTCTGGTGAAGCATCACCAGGAAGCAAGGACAACAAACCGAAAGCAAAAGCTGCTTCCCTGTCCTACCAAGGCATACGGTCCAGTAAATCGGGAGTCCTAAAGAAGACAGGTGTACCCCGACGTCCAACAGGGAATACAAAGAATGAAGCTAACAAAGCTGGTCGGGCCGAGCAGAAAACTAGCAAAACCAAGCGGCCTGCAGTTGCTGCCCGGAAGGCAAAACTTCAGAAGAAACGCAAACAGGAAGGTGGCACCCCTGAAAACACTCGGCGcaacaagaaagcaagaaagcaCTAG
- the LOC120279063 gene encoding uncharacterized membrane protein At4g09580-like, producing MGRGFPLSSREVALSMSIVASFGFGLGAVYLSMPASDYSFLKLPRTLEDLQILRDHLENYTSDYTIQVLVGYFVVYIFMQTFMIPGTIFMSLLAGALFGIARGVILVVIAATAGASSCYFLSKLIGRPLVHALWPDKLGFFQAQVAKRREKLLNYMLFLRVTPTLPNTFINVASPIVGVPYHIFFLATFIGLIPAAYVTVRAGLALGELRSLGDLYDFQAVATLFFIGIVTVTPTLISKSQNKNVD from the exons ATGGGGAGGGGGTTCCCGCTCTCCTCCAGGGAGGTGGCATTGTCCATGAGCATTGTCGCTAGCTTCGGCTTCGGCCTCGGCGCTGTCTATCTCTCGATGCCCGCATCGGATTATAGCTTTCTCAAGCTGCCCAGAACTCTGGAAGATCTCCAGATTCTCAG GGATCATCTTGAAAACTACACTAGTGACTATACCATACAAGTCTTGGTTGGCTACTTCGTGGTGTATATCTTTATGCAGACCTTCATGATTCCAGGGACTATTTTTATGTCCCTTCTTGCCGGGGCTCTCTTCGGAATTGCTCGAGGTGTAATTCTGGTGGTCATTGCAGCGACGGCCGGTGCATCTTCTTGCTATTTTCTTTCGAAATTAATAGGAAGGCCACTAGTACATGCATTATGGCCAGACAAGTTGGGTTTCTTCCAAGCTCAG GTGGccaaaagaagagagaagctTCTGAACTACATGCTCTTCCTTAGAGTCACCCCTACACTGCCAAACACCTTCATTAATGTTGCATCACCTATAGTCGGTGTGCCTTACCATATCTTCTTCTTGGCAACCTTCATCGGTCTCATCCCAGCTGCATATGTAACAGTCAGG GCTGGCCTTGCTCTTGGAGAGCTAAGATCACTTGGTGACCTCTATGATTTCCAGGCCGTCGCCACTCTTTTCTTTATTGGCATTGTTACTGTCACGCCGACACTGATAAGCAAGAGCCAGAACAAGAATGTCGATTAG